One genomic region from Saprospiraceae bacterium encodes:
- a CDS encoding response regulator transcription factor, which produces MNKSKILLAEDDETLAFVTADNLNAKGYNVILVNNGVEAVKAFELEKPDLCILDVMMPEKDGFEAAREIRAKSKEVPILFLTAKSMKEDRIEGLSLGADDYITKPFSIEELVLRIEIFLRRRFVDPNRTSGIINLGQYSFDPENYQITGPDGKQDMTQREAELLLYFFKHKNQLSKRSDILIAVWGKDDYFLGRSMDVFVSRLRKFFEKDPSIKIENVHGVGYRFTAAE; this is translated from the coding sequence ATGAACAAGTCAAAAATACTACTAGCCGAAGACGACGAGACCCTTGCCTTTGTAACCGCAGACAATCTAAATGCTAAAGGTTATAATGTCATCCTGGTCAATAATGGGGTAGAGGCTGTCAAAGCATTTGAATTAGAAAAGCCTGACTTGTGTATCCTCGATGTCATGATGCCGGAGAAAGATGGTTTTGAAGCCGCTCGGGAGATCCGGGCTAAAAGCAAGGAGGTTCCTATCCTTTTTCTTACTGCCAAATCTATGAAAGAAGACCGTATTGAGGGACTTTCTTTAGGCGCTGATGATTATATTACTAAACCTTTCAGTATAGAGGAATTGGTGCTTCGGATTGAGATTTTTCTTCGCAGAAGATTTGTAGATCCAAACCGGACTTCTGGCATTATCAACCTGGGACAGTATTCTTTTGATCCGGAAAACTATCAGATCACCGGCCCTGACGGCAAGCAAGACATGACTCAACGGGAAGCAGAGCTTTTGTTGTACTTTTTTAAACATAAAAATCAACTGAGTAAAAGATCGGATATCCTGATAGCTGTATGGGGCAAGGATGATTATTTCCTGGGCAGAAGTATGGATGTATTCGTCTCCAGGTTGAGAAAATTTTTTGAAAAGGACCCTTCTATAAAAATCGAAAACGTGCATGGTGTAGGGTATAGATTTACCGCTGCTGAATGA
- a CDS encoding DUF2461 family protein, with the protein MTNPGLYLELAPGNLSIYGGVYQPDKEQLSKIRTAIATSPKEIKKLKADKKFSETFGHIKGEVNKVLPPEFKEAAKVESLIANKQFYFNATYNNDQLILADDLVPFIMKHYAIGLPWSNFLSNALRG; encoded by the coding sequence ATGACCAATCCGGGTTTGTACCTGGAGCTGGCACCTGGCAACCTGTCGATCTATGGAGGAGTATACCAGCCTGATAAAGAGCAGCTTAGTAAAATCAGAACTGCGATAGCCACATCACCCAAAGAAATTAAAAAATTAAAAGCAGATAAAAAGTTTTCTGAGACTTTCGGTCATATTAAAGGTGAGGTCAATAAAGTGTTACCTCCTGAGTTTAAAGAGGCTGCCAAAGTCGAATCTTTGATAGCAAACAAACAATTTTATTTCAACGCTACTTATAACAATGATCAATTGATCCTTGCCGATGATCTCGTGCCCTTTATTATGAAGCATTATGCCATTGGGCTGCCGTGGTCAAATTTTCTAAGTAACGCGTTAAGAGGGTAG
- the rdgB gene encoding RdgB/HAM1 family non-canonical purine NTP pyrophosphatase — MKSLLFATQNQNKVLEIQAALQGLYIIKSLDEVGFKGELMEPFDTFEENAAVKARQGYDIFGLPCFAEDAGLVIEALDGRPGVMSARYAGEQKNPKDNIDRVLKELTEKTDRQAYFIAIIAFYDGVKTYFFDGRIDGQILRDCQGQEGFGYDPIFRPDGYELSFGEMHLDQKKLMSHRGIAVRKFISWLKNQS; from the coding sequence ATGAAATCATTATTATTCGCAACACAGAATCAAAACAAAGTACTGGAGATACAAGCTGCTTTGCAAGGTCTGTATATCATCAAGTCGTTAGACGAAGTAGGTTTTAAGGGTGAACTGATGGAACCTTTTGACACTTTTGAAGAAAATGCAGCTGTCAAAGCCAGGCAAGGGTATGATATATTCGGTCTGCCCTGTTTTGCAGAAGACGCAGGACTGGTGATTGAAGCTTTAGACGGCCGACCGGGGGTGATGAGTGCACGTTATGCAGGAGAACAAAAAAATCCGAAGGATAATATCGATCGTGTATTGAAAGAACTAACTGAAAAAACTGATCGTCAAGCCTATTTTATCGCGATCATCGCATTTTATGATGGAGTTAAAACCTATTTTTTTGATGGAAGAATTGATGGACAAATATTAAGGGATTGCCAGGGTCAGGAGGGATTTGGATATGATCCTATTTTCCGACCCGATGGCTACGAGCTCAGCTTTGGGGAGATGCATCTTGATCAAAAAAAACTAATGAGTCATCGTGGCATCGCGGTTAGAAAATTCATATCCTGGCTAAAGAATCAATCCTGA
- a CDS encoding ThuA domain-containing protein has protein sequence MKNILLSLLVMTFWVTTSGQSLKHKDILFYTRNGKGYIHNNIPAAVNCFDSLSKVYGFNLVKSAESEIFTQSRLQDFDLIIFASTNNDVFDTDAQRLAFRHYIEAGGKFFGIHSVMGTERNWTWFKQMLGGTFAWHPKFRPFDLVKMDASHPTLSVLPDLWTKEDECYFAKELYPGITGLLSVDLESLHPDTTDLKRIILNKGTYDRYYPISWEQNYDGGAIYITTLGHAISDYQGGTFVNYLVDCMKYMIGKKQKKDFSKAYATNIQDAVKQY, from the coding sequence ATGAAAAATATTTTACTCAGCCTCTTAGTAATGACATTTTGGGTGACCACTTCGGGACAATCCTTAAAACACAAAGATATTTTGTTCTATACCCGCAATGGCAAAGGATATATCCATAACAATATCCCGGCAGCGGTAAATTGCTTTGATTCATTGTCTAAGGTTTATGGCTTTAACTTAGTTAAGAGTGCTGAATCGGAAATATTTACTCAAAGCCGATTACAGGATTTCGATCTGATCATATTCGCCAGTACAAACAACGATGTATTTGATACGGATGCCCAGCGACTGGCGTTTCGGCATTATATCGAAGCAGGAGGTAAGTTTTTTGGCATACATTCTGTCATGGGCACAGAGCGAAATTGGACCTGGTTCAAACAAATGCTTGGAGGCACTTTCGCCTGGCATCCTAAATTCAGACCCTTTGACTTGGTGAAAATGGACGCCAGTCATCCAACATTGAGCGTGTTGCCCGACCTATGGACAAAAGAAGATGAATGTTATTTTGCAAAAGAATTGTATCCTGGAATTACCGGATTATTGTCCGTAGACCTTGAATCATTGCATCCGGATACTACCGATCTTAAGCGAATAATTTTAAACAAAGGCACCTATGATCGATATTATCCGATATCCTGGGAACAGAACTATGATGGAGGGGCCATTTACATCACGACCCTTGGTCATGCGATTTCGGATTATCAAGGTGGAACTTTTGTCAACTACCTGGTAGATTGCATGAAATACATGATTGGCAAAAAACAGAAAAAGGATTTTTCTAAAGCCTACGCAACGAATATTCAGGATGCTGTAAAACAGTATTAA
- a CDS encoding DUF1573 domain-containing protein produces the protein MADPSAVSATVPSGPTTTMQFMEEEYNFGTINQGEVVSHTFKFKNTGSEPLIITDAKATCGCTIPKKPTEPIAPGETGELVVEFNSAGKSGAQTKQVTVTANTNPPQSFIRIVSDVTVKDAAAGAAAH, from the coding sequence ATGGCTGACCCTAGTGCAGTTTCAGCAACTGTTCCTTCAGGACCTACTACAACCATGCAATTTATGGAAGAAGAATACAATTTCGGCACGATCAATCAAGGCGAAGTAGTTTCTCACACTTTCAAGTTCAAAAATACAGGCTCTGAGCCTTTAATCATCACAGATGCTAAAGCTACTTGTGGATGTACTATTCCTAAGAAACCTACTGAACCAATCGCTCCTGGCGAAACTGGCGAATTAGTAGTTGAATTTAACAGCGCCGGTAAATCAGGTGCTCAGACTAAACAAGTAACTGTCACAGCAAACACCAATCCTCCACAATCATTTATCAGAATCGTTTCTGATGTGACTGTAAAAGATGCTGCTGCAGGAGCTGCTGCTCATTAA
- a CDS encoding TrmH family RNA methyltransferase, whose translation MADLHRAIPGANTQEKMPVIVVLEDIRSGLNIGSVFRTADAFNVEEIILAGYSVTPPHREILKTALDATLSVKWSQTLVLEARLKELKNNGYKIAAVEQVEGSIYLQDFKSVDYLPLVLLFGNEVHGVSDQTLSLCDFGIEVPQSGIKHSLNIAVCAGVVLWQCYQQISISNYTKSKIL comes from the coding sequence ATGGCTGACCTGCATCGGGCTATACCAGGTGCAAATACTCAGGAAAAAATGCCCGTGATTGTAGTACTGGAAGACATCAGATCAGGACTCAATATAGGGTCGGTATTTCGCACGGCAGATGCTTTTAATGTGGAGGAAATCATATTGGCCGGATATAGTGTCACACCTCCTCACAGGGAAATTCTAAAAACTGCACTTGATGCCACGCTGTCGGTTAAATGGTCACAAACGCTTGTGCTGGAAGCCAGATTGAAGGAGTTAAAAAACAATGGATATAAGATAGCTGCTGTGGAGCAGGTAGAGGGCAGCATATATCTACAGGATTTTAAAAGTGTGGATTATTTGCCGCTGGTACTCCTATTTGGTAATGAAGTACATGGTGTGTCTGATCAGACTCTTTCACTTTGTGACTTTGGTATTGAAGTGCCCCAATCAGGTATAAAACATTCTCTGAATATAGCTGTATGTGCTGGGGTAGTGCTCTGGCAATGTTATCAACAGATTTCAATAAGCAATTACACTAAATCAAAAATTTTATGA
- a CDS encoding HAMP domain-containing histidine kinase yields the protein MRSSVIARLIILGSIAILSTLFIQFYIIRQQQSSEEKAFRNKALTALYNVARKLAKSEKQLPANDQLIKIPESNYFVVNINDHINVNTLDAYLKAEFRSIGLRENFEYGIYDCDKDNMVFNQSVSYEENESSSKKMAKLPTYRDFTYYFGVRFVDRKVNPFYTYTWASLGLLLLTLIFFAYSLWIILKQRTLAEMQKDFINNLTHEFKTPIAAVMISSDVLLQNETISQNPRLKQYAQIIKNQNQLLNTQVERVLQVAQMEKTDFQINPEPVDTHQIITDLVSSMEPRIKARHGEITMDLKALAPVVKADPIHFIHITQNILDNAIKYSTDGNVKIEISTYDEADKMVIKCMDHGQGIPKEYLRKIFSRFYRVPTGNVHNVKGFGLGLHYVYQICKAHGWKIKVESKLGVGTNLYIEIPK from the coding sequence ATGAGATCCAGTGTCATAGCCAGATTGATCATCCTGGGCTCGATAGCCATCTTATCGACCCTATTTATTCAGTTTTATATCATCAGACAGCAGCAAAGTTCTGAAGAAAAGGCTTTTAGAAATAAAGCGCTCACAGCTCTGTATAATGTCGCACGCAAGTTAGCAAAATCTGAAAAACAACTCCCTGCCAACGATCAGCTCATAAAAATACCTGAATCAAATTACTTTGTAGTCAATATCAATGACCATATCAATGTCAATACTTTGGATGCCTATCTCAAAGCAGAATTCCGTAGCATCGGACTTCGCGAAAATTTTGAATATGGTATCTATGATTGTGACAAAGACAATATGGTGTTTAATCAGTCCGTAAGCTATGAGGAAAATGAATCTTCTTCAAAAAAAATGGCCAAATTGCCCACCTACAGGGATTTTACTTATTATTTTGGAGTGAGATTTGTTGACAGGAAAGTCAACCCTTTTTATACCTATACCTGGGCCAGCCTGGGGCTTTTGTTACTCACTTTGATATTTTTTGCTTATAGTTTATGGATCATATTGAAGCAAAGGACCCTGGCAGAGATGCAGAAGGATTTTATCAATAATCTTACACATGAGTTTAAGACACCGATAGCCGCAGTCATGATCTCTTCTGATGTGTTACTTCAGAATGAAACAATCAGCCAAAACCCCAGATTAAAGCAATATGCCCAAATTATTAAAAATCAAAACCAACTTCTCAACACCCAGGTCGAAAGAGTGCTGCAGGTAGCTCAAATGGAGAAAACTGATTTCCAGATCAATCCTGAGCCTGTGGATACCCATCAGATTATCACTGACCTGGTATCGAGCATGGAGCCGAGGATCAAAGCCCGGCATGGCGAAATCACGATGGATTTGAAGGCATTGGCCCCGGTAGTAAAAGCAGATCCAATTCATTTTATCCACATCACTCAGAATATCCTGGACAATGCTATTAAATATTCTACAGATGGGAATGTTAAAATTGAAATTTCCACTTACGACGAAGCCGATAAAATGGTCATTAAATGTATGGATCATGGCCAGGGAATACCCAAAGAATATTTAAGAAAAATATTTTCAAGATTCTACCGAGTACCTACCGGCAATGTGCATAATGTCAAAGGATTTGGATTGGGATTACATTATGTATACCAGATTTGCAAAGCACATGGGTGGAAAATAAAAGTAGAAAGTAAATTAGGAGTTGGAACAAATTTGTACATTGAGATTCCCAAATAA
- a CDS encoding leucine--tRNA ligase yields MEFNSAEIEKKWRSYWEKNQIYKVPNGRNKPKYYVLDMFPYPSGAGLHVGHPLGYIASDIFSRYKRMQGFEVLHPMGFDSFGLPAEQYAIQTGIHPALSTNENIKRYRQQLDNIGFSYDWSRQVSTSDPTFYKWTQWIFIQLFEHWYDQNTNTARPISELQKIFSESGNLKINTAHSPIANFSNDEWNAYSKKTQSDVLMNYRLAYRKEAFVNWCEALGTVLANDEIKDGVSERGGHPVEKRPMTQWFLRITAYAARLLNDLQEVDFSDSMKIMQSNWIGKSTGAQVFFKIDGHEDHLEIYTTRADTIYGATFMVIAPEHDLVPQITTREQRTDIDAYLKYVGSRSERDRMAEVKEVSGAFTGAYAINPFNQEKIPIWIAEYVLKDYGTGAIMAVPADDSRDMAFAKKFQLPIVEIIDKSMYPGATIEDKLGKMINSDFLNGMEVMDAIDEINGRLEKMGIGKKQINYKMRDANYSRQRYWGEPFPIIYDKDGIPYTLEEKDLPLLLPDLDDFKPTTNGKAPLAKLHDWTHLANGYTRETDTMPGFAGSSWYFLRYMDPHNADAFASREAIQYWQDVDLYVGGTEHAVGHLLYSRFWHKFLFDLGYTVTKEPYKRLLNQGKIQGISESIYKKKDLENGLHVFYSKELVIDPEDKDFITLPVPIDFVQDYGSMKSFLNASGIKNILSLCPLMQAHSLELVQVIIPRLIFQRMPK; encoded by the coding sequence ATGGAATTTAATTCGGCTGAAATAGAAAAGAAATGGCGTTCTTATTGGGAAAAGAACCAAATTTATAAAGTACCCAATGGTAGAAACAAACCAAAATACTATGTATTGGACATGTTTCCTTATCCTTCAGGTGCAGGCTTGCATGTGGGGCACCCCCTGGGTTATATTGCTTCTGATATTTTCTCCAGATACAAACGGATGCAGGGATTTGAGGTATTGCACCCAATGGGCTTTGATTCATTTGGTTTGCCTGCAGAACAGTATGCAATTCAAACAGGGATTCATCCGGCATTGTCGACCAATGAAAACATCAAACGATATCGCCAGCAACTTGACAATATCGGGTTTAGTTATGATTGGAGCAGGCAAGTGAGCACCAGTGATCCGACTTTTTATAAATGGACGCAATGGATATTTATCCAGCTGTTTGAGCATTGGTATGATCAGAATACTAATACTGCCAGGCCAATATCAGAATTGCAGAAAATATTTTCAGAGTCAGGCAATCTCAAAATCAATACCGCGCATTCTCCGATAGCCAATTTTTCCAATGATGAATGGAATGCCTACTCTAAAAAGACACAGAGTGATGTCCTGATGAATTATCGCTTGGCCTATCGCAAAGAGGCTTTTGTCAATTGGTGTGAGGCCCTGGGTACCGTACTGGCCAATGATGAGATCAAAGACGGAGTCTCCGAACGCGGAGGCCATCCCGTGGAAAAGAGACCTATGACTCAATGGTTTTTAAGGATCACTGCCTATGCCGCGCGATTGCTCAATGACCTGCAGGAGGTTGACTTTAGTGACTCCATGAAAATCATGCAGTCTAATTGGATCGGCAAGTCCACTGGAGCCCAAGTATTTTTCAAAATAGACGGACACGAAGATCATCTGGAGATTTATACGACCAGGGCGGATACTATCTATGGAGCCACCTTTATGGTCATCGCTCCAGAACATGACCTGGTACCTCAAATCACCACTCGGGAGCAACGAACTGACATCGATGCGTACTTAAAATATGTGGGGTCCAGATCAGAAAGAGATCGAATGGCTGAGGTCAAGGAAGTCAGTGGGGCTTTTACGGGAGCTTATGCCATCAATCCTTTTAACCAGGAAAAGATACCCATCTGGATAGCAGAGTATGTACTAAAAGATTATGGTACCGGTGCGATCATGGCAGTGCCAGCCGATGATTCGAGGGATATGGCTTTCGCCAAAAAGTTTCAATTACCTATAGTCGAGATCATCGATAAATCAATGTACCCCGGCGCAACGATTGAAGACAAGCTAGGAAAAATGATTAATTCAGATTTTCTCAATGGCATGGAAGTGATGGATGCTATCGACGAGATCAATGGTAGATTGGAAAAAATGGGCATCGGCAAAAAGCAGATCAACTATAAAATGAGAGATGCCAACTATTCCCGCCAGCGATATTGGGGCGAACCTTTCCCGATCATCTACGATAAGGACGGCATACCATATACTTTGGAAGAAAAAGACTTGCCACTGCTCCTCCCAGACCTGGACGATTTTAAACCTACGACGAATGGAAAAGCTCCACTAGCCAAACTGCACGACTGGACTCACCTAGCCAATGGATATACCCGGGAGACTGACACCATGCCGGGCTTTGCAGGATCTTCGTGGTATTTTTTAAGGTATATGGACCCACACAACGCAGATGCTTTTGCCAGCAGGGAAGCTATACAATACTGGCAGGATGTAGATCTGTATGTGGGTGGCACGGAGCATGCTGTTGGACATCTTTTATATTCAAGGTTTTGGCACAAGTTTCTATTTGACCTGGGCTATACGGTCACTAAAGAGCCGTATAAAAGATTATTAAACCAAGGCAAAATTCAGGGTATTTCAGAATCAATTTATAAAAAGAAAGATTTGGAAAATGGTCTGCATGTTTTCTATTCAAAAGAATTGGTGATTGATCCTGAAGATAAGGATTTTATCACGCTTCCTGTACCAATAGACTTTGTGCAGGATTATGGCAGCATGAAATCTTTTTTAAATGCTTCCGGCATCAAAAATATATTGAGTTTATGCCCGCTTATGCAAGCGCACTCTTTAGAACTGGTTCAGGTGATTATACCGCGCTTGATTTTCCAGCGGATGCCAAAATGA
- a CDS encoding amidohydrolase family protein — MKSCLRWLLVGMLHLMNADHLAAQSILIKNGVVYDGSIDHKPGKQDILINDAGQIVKIKKHLKSKQSRIIDAAGKIVTPGFIDTHAHGDPIAAPEFKNFIAMGVTSIVLGQDGDGPMYQDLSSWYTEVMKARPGVNIAVLGGHGTLRFLTGVKFKRVPDSLEIHKMVSQLEDWMRAGSFGMSTGLEYVPGTYAQAAELLALAKVVGQYDGILMSHMRNEDDEALESSINELLDQGRYCKVHIAHFKDVYGKGVERAEQLLQLIERHPNAMQLSADLYPYTASYTGIGIVFPSWALAPVDYDSIRLTRRSELLDYVTAKVNKRNGPEATLFGTGKYAGKSLAEVALAQYKPFAEILVDEIGPEGASGAYFVMNEELQQRLLQSSKVMVCSDGSPGMRHPRGYGTFAKIIEEFVFKRKAISLQEAIYKMTGLSARTLGLKDRGFLKPGFVADLLIFDPTKVKANATYENPYQLASGFDLVMINGRIAKEGDMISEVRYGRVLKKNQD; from the coding sequence ATGAAATCATGTCTTAGATGGTTACTTGTTGGCATGCTGCACCTGATGAATGCAGATCATCTTGCCGCCCAAAGCATATTGATCAAAAATGGGGTTGTGTACGATGGCAGTATTGATCACAAGCCCGGTAAGCAAGATATTCTCATTAATGATGCAGGACAGATCGTTAAAATTAAAAAGCACCTTAAGTCGAAACAAAGCAGGATCATAGATGCCGCCGGCAAGATAGTGACCCCGGGTTTTATCGATACACATGCCCACGGGGACCCGATAGCCGCACCAGAATTTAAAAACTTTATCGCTATGGGCGTCACCTCCATTGTGCTTGGACAAGACGGTGATGGACCTATGTACCAGGACCTTTCATCCTGGTATACTGAAGTGATGAAAGCGAGGCCTGGCGTAAACATTGCGGTGTTAGGCGGACATGGGACTCTAAGGTTTTTAACCGGAGTCAAATTTAAAAGGGTCCCTGATTCTTTAGAAATACATAAAATGGTCTCACAACTGGAGGATTGGATGCGTGCAGGTAGTTTTGGTATGAGCACTGGACTCGAATATGTCCCAGGCACTTATGCTCAAGCCGCCGAACTACTGGCACTGGCAAAAGTAGTTGGGCAATATGACGGTATCCTCATGTCCCATATGCGTAATGAAGATGATGAGGCACTGGAATCTTCCATTAATGAATTACTCGATCAGGGTCGATATTGTAAAGTGCACATCGCTCATTTTAAAGATGTATATGGCAAAGGCGTCGAAAGAGCTGAGCAATTGTTACAACTTATTGAACGACATCCTAATGCCATGCAACTCAGCGCAGATCTCTATCCGTATACTGCCAGTTACACAGGCATCGGCATCGTATTTCCATCCTGGGCACTTGCCCCGGTAGATTATGACAGTATACGACTGACCAGGAGATCCGAATTATTAGATTATGTAACTGCGAAAGTCAATAAAAGAAATGGTCCGGAGGCTACTTTGTTTGGCACGGGTAAGTATGCCGGCAAAAGCCTGGCTGAAGTGGCTTTGGCCCAATACAAACCGTTCGCTGAAATATTGGTAGATGAGATCGGTCCCGAAGGAGCCAGTGGCGCTTATTTTGTCATGAATGAAGAATTACAACAGCGGCTCCTGCAGTCTTCAAAAGTAATGGTATGTTCGGATGGAAGTCCGGGGATGAGACACCCAAGAGGTTATGGCACTTTTGCGAAAATCATTGAAGAATTTGTCTTTAAAAGAAAAGCGATTTCATTGCAGGAAGCCATTTATAAAATGACAGGATTGTCAGCTAGGACCCTTGGACTGAAAGACAGAGGATTTTTAAAACCAGGCTTTGTAGCAGACCTTCTTATATTCGATCCCACAAAAGTGAAGGCAAATGCTACCTACGAAAATCCTTACCAACTGGCTAGCGGATTTGACCTGGTGATGATCAATGGCAGAATTGCCAAGGAGGGAGATATGATATCAGAAGTAAGGTACGGAAGGGTATTAAAGAAAAATCAGGATTGA
- a CDS encoding family 16 glycosylhydrolase, whose amino-acid sequence MKYILGCIFLLQFYLLGAQCPKLIWSDEFDGTELNKDKWSFQLGDGCDINLCQWGNNELQWYTSSKENLEVSDGTLKLIARKQNVQNRSYTSARIRSLQKGDFKFGRIEARMRLPVGQGIWPAFWMLPTDNVYGDWPQSGELDIMEYLGHEPNTVHGTLHYGNPWPNNASTTKDFTNTLTGFDQDFHVFAIEWSINTIKWFVDGYLYSTKSTNDLNGLRWPFDQKFHILFKLAVGGNWPGNPNSSTTFPQIFEVDYVRVYEDLDQPSIAGVTSIKAGDRQTYQILNLPTNAKVDWIVPPLVKILSGQGTDHLQVEWGSGPGRIMVNLTTDCIQSKLLQLEISIKPELSRSIILENFDQSPRIKKISSTGMLSRDIPNPGTNSINASNLCGKYVRSATQQYDVLAYDIEDIKSAADFISSTSKFYLDLYTDAPIGTQVLLQLENKNQALPANYPIGRHSRYMVTTTKQNEWERLAFHFLDKPGNTVSDFGVNQLILLFASNSFTGHTYYFDNFDIYTLSNTVGIQSIDIPKALKIFPNPIVDQLSLNWDSNETLLSAQLYDTTGKQIRNVFPRAKRLYTWTLADLSKGSYIIKLIFDDGSHFSSKIIKD is encoded by the coding sequence ATGAAATATATATTAGGGTGTATCTTTCTTTTGCAATTTTATTTATTGGGGGCTCAATGTCCCAAACTCATTTGGTCCGACGAATTTGACGGAACCGAACTCAACAAAGACAAATGGTCCTTTCAGCTTGGGGATGGATGTGATATCAATCTCTGCCAATGGGGTAACAACGAATTGCAATGGTATACCTCCAGCAAGGAAAATCTCGAAGTTTCAGACGGTACCTTAAAACTGATAGCACGAAAACAAAACGTTCAGAATAGGTCGTACACTTCAGCCCGGATCAGAAGTCTTCAAAAAGGAGATTTTAAATTTGGCCGGATAGAAGCCAGGATGAGACTGCCAGTGGGACAGGGCATCTGGCCTGCATTCTGGATGTTACCCACTGACAATGTATATGGCGATTGGCCTCAGAGTGGCGAATTAGATATCATGGAATATTTAGGTCATGAGCCGAATACAGTACATGGCACGCTGCACTATGGAAACCCCTGGCCAAATAATGCTTCCACTACCAAAGATTTTACAAATACCCTGACTGGATTCGATCAAGACTTTCATGTGTTTGCTATTGAGTGGTCTATCAATACAATCAAATGGTTTGTAGATGGATACCTTTACTCAACCAAGTCCACCAATGATCTTAATGGACTACGATGGCCTTTTGATCAAAAATTTCATATTTTATTTAAACTTGCTGTAGGCGGAAACTGGCCGGGCAATCCCAATTCAAGTACCACTTTTCCGCAGATTTTCGAAGTTGATTATGTGCGCGTGTACGAGGATCTTGATCAGCCTTCTATTGCGGGAGTCACCAGTATCAAGGCAGGAGATCGGCAGACTTATCAGATTCTAAACCTGCCCACGAATGCAAAAGTGGATTGGATCGTACCTCCATTGGTTAAAATATTGTCAGGTCAAGGTACCGATCATCTCCAGGTAGAATGGGGTAGTGGACCTGGGAGGATCATGGTCAATCTTACAACTGATTGCATTCAATCGAAGCTATTGCAGCTGGAGATCTCTATCAAACCCGAATTGTCGCGAAGTATCATATTGGAAAATTTTGATCAATCTCCGCGGATTAAAAAGATTTCTTCTACCGGCATGTTGTCAAGGGATATTCCCAACCCAGGTACCAATTCAATCAATGCTTCCAACCTTTGCGGTAAATATGTGCGAAGTGCTACACAACAATATGATGTGCTCGCCTATGATATCGAAGACATTAAATCCGCTGCAGATTTTATCTCAAGTACATCCAAGTTTTACCTGGATCTTTATACTGATGCCCCCATTGGTACACAAGTACTTTTACAACTGGAAAACAAAAATCAAGCTTTGCCAGCCAATTATCCTATAGGTAGACATAGCCGATACATGGTCACCACCACAAAACAAAACGAATGGGAACGACTCGCATTCCATTTTTTAGATAAACCAGGCAATACGGTTAGTGATTTTGGGGTCAATCAGCTGATTCTTTTATTTGCTTCCAACAGTTTTACCGGCCATACCTATTATTTCGACAATTTTGATATCTACACTTTGTCCAACACGGTTGGAATCCAGTCAATAGATATTCCCAAAGCTTTAAAAATATTTCCCAACCCGATTGTAGATCAACTTTCATTGAACTGGGATAGCAATGAGACCCTGCTAAGTGCACAACTATATGATACTACTGGAAAACAAATTAGAAATGTATTTCCGAGAGCAAAAAGACTTTATACCTGGACACTCGCTGATTTATCTAAAGGCAGTTATATCATCAAATTGATCTTTGATGACGGCTCCCATTTTAGTTCAAAGATTATTAAAGATTGA